One segment of Coregonus clupeaformis isolate EN_2021a chromosome 38, ASM2061545v1, whole genome shotgun sequence DNA contains the following:
- the LOC121554102 gene encoding LOW QUALITY PROTEIN: histone H2A (The sequence of the model RefSeq protein was modified relative to this genomic sequence to represent the inferred CDS: inserted 3 bases in 2 codons) produces the protein MSGRGKTGGKARAKAKTRSSRAGLQFPVGRVHRLLRXKATTPERVGAGAPVYLAAVLEYLTAEILELAGNAARDNKKTRIXPRHLQLAVRNDEELNKLLGGVTIAQGGVLPNIQAVLLPKKTEKAVKAK, from the exons ATGAGCGGAAGAGGCAAAACCGGAGGCAAGGCCAGGGCGAAGGCAAAGACCCGTTCATCCCGTGCTGGCCTCCAGTTCCCCGTGGGCCGTGTGCACAGGCTGCTGCG AAAGGCAACTACGCCCGAGCGTGTGGGCGCTGGCGCACCAGTCTACCTGGCCGCCGTACTCGAGTACCtgactgctgagatcctggagttggcCGGCAACGCTGCCCGTGACAACAAGAAGACTCGTA ATCCCCGTCACCTGCAACTGGCCGTCCGTAACGACGAGGAGCTGAACAAACTGCTCGGCGGTGTGACCATCGCTCAGGGTGGTGTGCTGCCCAACATCCAGGCAGTCCTACTCCCCAAGAAGACCGAGAAGGCAGTCAAAGCCAAGTAA
- the LOC121554105 gene encoding histone H2B-like, which yields MPEPAKSAPKKGSKKAVTKTAGKGGKKRRKSRKESYAIYVYKVLKQVHPDTGISSKAMGIMNSFVNDIFERIAGESSRLAHYNKRSTITSREIQTAVRLLLPGELAKHAVSERAPRP from the coding sequence ATGCCCGAGCCAGCAAAGTCAGCgcccaagaagggctccaagaaAGCCGTCACCAAGACCGCAGGGAAAGGCGGCAAGAAGCGCAGAAAGTCCAGGAAGGAGAGTTACGCCATCTACGTGTACAAAGTACTGAAGCAGGTCCACCCCGACACCGGCATCTCCTCCAAGGCCATGGGAATCATGAACTCCTTCGTGAACGACATCTTCGAGCGTATCGCCGGAGAGTCCTCTCGCCTGGCCCACTACAACAAGCGTTCTACCATCACCTCCAGGGAGATCCAGACCGCGGTACGCCTGCTACTCCCCGGTGAACTTGCCAAACACGCCGTGTCCGAGAGGGCACCAAGGCCGTAA